DNA sequence from the Bufo bufo chromosome 3, aBufBuf1.1, whole genome shotgun sequence genome:
aatctggggtgtgtcttatcaggtgcgtcttataaagcgaaaaatacggcaaTCTAAAGTTCGCCAAAGAAAAGACCTGAAGTGGCTCGGTCTCCAACGCCCACAAGAGTGCTCTTCAGAATAACAAATTATGAGACTCAGGTGTTTAAGAAAATTAgagttattttatttcttttttgctttattctttttttcttcctTCAGTTTCTTCTTGGACACAGTTGGAGACTTGGACTTAGAGTAGAGGTGGTAACCAATCAGCCCTAAAAGGGTGGGCACTAAAGCAATGCACAGCATGGGAAGCACATCATTCACCAAAGTCTGCCACTGGGTGGGCTTAGACAATGATATGACTTCAGTCTCAAACTGTAGCACTGCATCACCTGTAGAGAATGACAAGAACAGCATGTTCATTATTATTACATGCTTTCTAACAAAGCATTATGTGTAACATTTAGGCTTTTATAGGCAGAAATACAAagtaacaatacaaaaaaaatgaaGTAGAAAACAATGAGCCAACAGAACAAGCTCTGCATTATTGATGTACATTATGTTCCTGACACAATGTCCTGTGGGCATTAAAACAACTAAATTTACACGCTAGTCAATCCAGTTCTCACATAGTGAAAGTCAGGGGGATCTACATGATTACCATAaacatgggcagcacggtggctctggTACCTtggtcctgggttcgaatctaGCCAGggacaacatctacatggagttgGTATGTTTCTGTGGGATTCCTCTGTGTATTTCGGTTTCCCTCCACACTCCAAAAATATACGAATTAGCTTCCTATAAAAGTGACCCTAAAGTGTGTTTTGTGTTGGGGTCAAACGTCTATATGGCAACCACGGACTCCAGACACACAACTATCTCCGAGCTTTCAGTCCATGTGAGAAAGGTGCATTAAAGTGCAATTAGGCTAAATGCAGACTATGAATGGTTGCATAGGAATATTCCATATCTATATGGCCTGGCAAACCCTCTGGGGGCTTTTGCAGTGGGAAACAGGGATCCAcaagttaaagggaatgtgtcacctataacttttttttataccaattaaaaccagatagtgacacttttttttttaatgtgattgcagcttttttttattctttttttttttcctatgcgaGATTATCAAGGAGGCCATCTTGCCAGAGCTGTTaatagcatttagagatatgctttacagctgcCACATGGGGTTGGGGGCAAtttaattttccaaagaagctgtaaaaataatataagatGGAAtttgatttgttgctatgggcaaccaagctagttctactttacaccagtttgataaatcatccccattgacttctaggggATAGTTTTCTTAACATGCTCAGTAACCCATGCAGAGGAGACTTTACAGGGAGCAGGGGTAGATAagctgtgaatggtggatcctgtgttaaccATGCAGAAGTGAAATATGTCATTGTAAttttgcctgtgatgataataagatgactgctgaaaagtgtcctgtacagaacaggaagtgttgGCATATtataactgcaggattttagattttttattttatttagatagtgatgtggaaaaaataaaaataaaaattctaaacaATGATGCCATTCACTCTGATCTTTGTAATAGATCTTGTGGGTTAAACCCAACCAATGAATCCTTGGCCTACCCGGACGGCAACTGTTTATGCTTCACTGTTCAACTGATTATAAGAAAAACATGGGATATCAGGACTGGAAATAGCCAATGGTTATTCTGGGTCTACtgtggccttaggctactttcacactagcggcaggatggatccgacaggctgttcaccctgtctgatccgtcctgacgctatttcgccgtgccgccggaccgtccccattgactataatggggacggggcggagctccggtgcagcacggcgagaggccgccggactaaaagtactgcatgtccgactttagtccggcggcctctcaccatgCACTGCCAtgatgcgccggagctccgccccccgtccctattatagtcaatggggaggaagcggcagtccggcggcacggcgaaatagcctgtccgatccgtcctgccgctagtgtgaaagtacccttaatcatACATATTCCTAATAGTTATTGAGATGCTCAGTCCATTCATATAACCGCTTGCTAACATACAGAAGAACTTAAAAAATGCGGCATTAGACAAAATGAAGGTGTTCTCTAGAGTTGGCCTCTTTTGAGGTGCTTATGTTTCTGTCCCGAGGAATATTCTGGATGCACTTTGAATCCATTATAGgattacgtttttgtttttttttgtatactgCTTAACATAATGCAACAATAGATTCAAAGAGCCAAATAAAAATAGGATGAGAACGGATCACATATTACCTGGTATGGATGGTGGGAACCCTCTCTTTCCATAAGCCATATGAGGAGGGATAACAACTTTACGCTTCTCTCTAATGATAAAGTAATCATAGGATTATCAAGGTGATACATACAAGTAACAGCTTAGAAACACAGCATGATTGTTATTGTAGCTTCTGTCCTACTGTGACACTGATAGAAAATCAGTTCAATTACGGTATAACACAAGCACTACATGGAAATCTATCCTGCTGTATTTAGGAGACTtggaagacgcagcagcagattgTTGGGGGTTCCAAATATAAGTTGTTCCCAGGAGCAGCTAGTGGGAGGTGGCATGTGTCcctgtgttaaccctttcttgatttttcgtttttgcattttaattttttactcctTGCCTTCTCAGACGCATAACTTTTTCTTACTTTCCTGCTGAACATGGGTGCatccctatggatgaggggggttatagtcatatttaacacCGTTCATTTTTAGGCAGGCCTCTGAGCTGTCACTCATCCAGGAATTTTGGATGACAGTCAAGGGGAAAGCACAGGGCGATGGAGGGCAACTAAAACTCCTTCCCTTTCTTCCAGCAACAGAGCGGTTCTTCTGGTAGGGCGGGAAGGAGGGAataagctgattggtggaggcggcAGGGGCAGCAGTTCCTGCCAGCGCTCACCACCAATCAGAGGTACATGCTGGCGGCAGTTCAGGGGGGAAGGGCTCTCCTCCTCTGTTATAGGATGGATTCGGCCCGCAGCACAGTAAAGACACCCAGGATGGCGACATTCAGCTCAACTGAATACTTAACTGCCACCTCCCGCTCACCCCCTTAAGTTGCAGGCTCAGGATCACTCAGGATCCTGCAGGCCAGCTTAATTGCTGGCACTTACCCCTTATAAGACGCAttgactccccccccccacacacactttggGGGgaggtcttataaagcaaaatatACGGTATGTTTTTTGTTTCATTGTTTGTTTTTAGGGAAAAGGAGTTGATttaaatgtttatatttttttaaaactttgacaTGCCTGTGACTCTATGTTGTACTATTCCTTTAGAAGTTGTGAATGAatcgctagcagtctgcagtaagggtacagaagggTGTTAACAAGTTggagggtgtacctgcacagtctgagaatgcagcactgattggatagagtgacacccccccaacttgttacctcccctctgtacccttactgcagactgctagcaattcattcataacttctagcagaaataacagaggaatggcacagcataCAGCCATAAgacaagatgctccagaattgttattacatggggaatgtatggagctattaaaacagtcaggtcaggagcggtgacaggtcctctttaacatgcaATCATCTGATCTCTTCTTCAATAGACTGCGATGAATTACCATTGAAGCCTATCGGGGAATCACTATGTTTCTATTggactccataggaacatagctgtGGCAGGCCTCTGATCCTTCAGAGGGCctgaggctgccatagcaactgaaCGGCTTTCTTGATCACTGCACGCGAGACCTGTTCGGGCCCCAGCAGCGCAGCACCTCCAGAGAAAGgcttctcagatgctgtggtcgcaactgaccatggcatctaaggtgTTAAATGTCCATGATTGGTGTTCTCTCATCACAGACATTGCCTCCGGGTGTCTGCCCTGAAAATAGAAGGCACCCAGTGGCTATAGTGCTCGCTTCACTCCAGAACGGGTACCATCTTTAAGGACCCACCCAACATACATTGTACATGTACAGAGCATGTTGGTAATGGGTTAAAATTTGATAATTTTTCTTCTgaagctgttaaaaaaaaaactttacaagAAATAGCAACATTTCAGTTGTATGctgtaagcttttttttttatcattgcattttactcattttgggctaaaatacgttttttcaattggtctttattaatattttttttatatttttcctctacagctttcagtttcagtgCATATACAGACTATTGCTCTCTGCCTCACAATGAATCAGTCAGGGAGCTGCTCttgatctgtagcccttatctctgaactcctgacagctcataaacactcattatacctGTAGCTAAATTCTTGAATTTAACCAAAATCAGTAATACTGAATGTAGTCGGCTGAAACGCAGCAGGTTTGTCATGTCATGGGAACTTGCCTGTTCACCATTCTGAAAAGTGACAGGCATAAAAACTGACATTCCTGGCATAGTAGACAATATAGAAGtcatgacttaggctactttcacattagcgttttcaattatgctattgagatccgtcataggatctcaatagcggaagaaaacgcttcagttttgtccccattcattgtcaatggggacaaaactgaactgaacggaatgtaccaaaatgcattccgttccgtttggttgcgtccccatagtggacagaataatgctgcaagcagcgtttttctgtccacgatgtggtgcagagcaagacggatccgccctgacacacaatgtaagtcaatggggacggatcgtcgacacaatagaaaatggatccgtcctccattgactttcaatcgtgttagagacggatccgtcatggctatataagacataatacaacaggatccgttcatgacggatgcatgcggttgaattattgtaacggaagtgtttttgcagatccatgacagatccgcaaaaaacgctaacgtgaaagtagcctaatatgtgaCTGTGtaatatgctgcctgcagaaCTAGACTGATGTCTACTTTGGAGTAGTACGAGTACAATTTAGATATGGAGCAGGACCTGCATATCTTCTGGACCTGTTTTCTCTCCGAGTTCTCATAAAAAGGAAACCTATTCCTTGTTTTCTGATTATGTTTAGTCATATTTTAACTGATACGTTAAGTATAAATCTGTTTGCCAGAAAAATAATTCTAGTCTTCATAAATAATTAAAGGACCACTGAGTATTCAGAAAACTTTTAAAATCTCATAGAGACATAGCAAAAGTTTTGATCGTTGGGGGTCTGAGTGtttgatcgttgggggtccgatCGCTACAACAAGGAGAGAGAAACACTCACATATTGCGCTTTCTCTCCTCGCTGCTGGTGATGGAATCAAGAccggcccatagactttctattgggtCTGTCTCGCTTCCTCTCCTGCAGAGAGGAGAGTGTGATACGCaagcgcttctctctcctcattctagggATTGGTCAGGGTCTCAGCACCCTTTAAAGTAAAGTTTTAGCCTAAGCTATCACTGAGACAAGTCCGAGGACGTCATGTGTTTGTTTTGTGATCTTTAATGTTGGTCTTTGCAATTTTCTAATTCACTTTACGAGGCCCTGTCCAGACTTTTACAAATCAAAACTGAATGCCTGTCCTAAATCCTGCTGCCCCCTTGAATGTTtcaccgttttttctttccttatTGTGACTcccattctggagatatggcccaaGTTATTTTTAGAGCCCTATAGGCTACTTGTGGTTTGCCAAGGGGGTAGCAACCATATCCCTTGTCTCGAGGCCTTGTGGCCCAGTGTGATTTTATGATATAAGATCACACAAGGTCAGGCCGCTCTGAAGCTGTCCGCTATGATTGGGCAGCATCAGAGCAATGCTGAAGACTGCACCTCGAAAGAAATAACAGGTGCCATATCTCTGGGAatgggaagagggggggggggggaggggggttcgcGTCAAGATAAAAACAAGGAAAGACAGAATACTTTGGGTGGTGGTGGGCAGCCTTATAGATCAGATGCTTCGTTTTCATTTATAAAAGTAACgatgggtcctctttaaatgaacTGCACTTGCATTGCAATCTCACTGGAATGTATCTGTAAGTATTGGCTTTCACTGATGGAATGGAAAACCAATAATCTTACAGGTTCGATCAGACAATCCTTTTGCTATTGTATAGTCACAGATTATTAAAATGAATAACCATTATCAGTCAGATTATCTGTGTTTCTATGGCCAGCCTCAAAGCATACCTAACATTACAGAACTATTTTAAAGTAAGCAGTACATGTGAACATATATCCCTCTGTGTGTGACTCATGGTAGGAGGAATTCTTATAGTCTTGAGAGGGGAAGGCAAGCATTAGGGGGACATATCCTTTTGGCTTTGTGAGCACAGTACAGCTCAAACCACTGGGATAGGTGAAAAATATCAGATTGAGGAGGTTTCCGATCGCTGGGACTCTGGAGATCCTGGGAAAAAGGGGTTCCCGAGTCCTCTCCCAGAATGGAGCAGTAGGTCGAATGTTGGTCCACAGCTCCATTCATATGGGACTGACATAGAAATAGAAGTTAATAGAGTGTGCACTACTGGGGCAGTATTCAGAGAGGAAATCCCTTGTTCTTGGGATCGCTGGGGGTCCACCAGATGGATCTGTGATCTGACATTTggatgtggataggtgataaatacttTTTGTGGTATAGCATAACTCTTTATAATGAACCATTATATTATGGGTTTTGTGCATTTGCATGGAAAGTATTAAAtagcatctgtcaccatgattGACCCCAGAAAAACAgggatactgcctggtagggttgatcacggTGAGTTCACTGACCCCTTTCTAGCTATTCTCACAGTGCAGATTGTAATGTCGCCAGTGCATTAGACAAGAGATTTCAGGGCTAGGCATCAGAACAGTGAGGAaacctggccctgtctatcagtgGGGAAAAGAAGAGTAGGTGAAGCAGTGCTCCAAGTGGCTAGGCCTGCCCCTCAATGCTCCAAGCACCTCATTAGCATAATACTAAATGTATGAATTTCTCTGCAACGGTACATCCAATAGCAGCAAGAGAAGGATCGTTGAACTCACCATGATCATtcttaccaggcagtatgccgggTTTAAAAGGGTTGAGGTTGATCATGGTGGCAGATGCTCTTTAAGATTTCCCTGGATGTTTTCTTTAATAACTTTATAGCACGGAAACTTAAAATTTGCATTCCGACCACAGAATGTGAATTAAATTGAATAACATAAGATTAAATAATGTCAAGCAAGACAACAGCAATGATTTTATTTCATTGCAGTTTGACTAATTCAGCAAGAGACATACATAATTCTATTTATTATTGCTTGGTCTGACGCTCAGTAGATTTCCCTGGCATGGAAAATGATTCCCCACTAGGAAAGGCAATGTATTTTACAGACCGATGACCTTTTGAGTCCTGCCAGGTCTGTCTAAGAGAATCTGTCATTTGCTTTGGACACGACGCGAAAAGAACAAACATCCGAAATTAGGCTTTATACTATGAACATGACAGGTTTGTCAGCTACATGTAAGGTGACATTTATAGTGACTTTGGAAGAGCAGTTTAGGAAGTTAAGGTGGTTATATaaattagtctaaagttgatcaaaacagaCCATTTCAACCAAAATGAATGGTCGTcggttaaaggtgttgtccaggttCAGGGCTGAACCTGGATAGAAGCACCCTTCACTCCTTTACCATGTACGAGTGGCACATCggagcatttccttgctccgatgctccccttGCCTTGTGCTGCATAGCGCAGCGCAAGGTCTGTTTGTTGTGAGCCGGTGATGTAGCGAGCTTCACATCAGTATGCTAGGCGGAGACACGCGCCTCTAAAACCAACCAGAACAGCAATATACACCGCCTATTTGTGCTGGTGACGTTACAGGGATaactgctaggtggaagtctcCGCCTAGCATACCGATGTGTGCGATGTAGCGGAAGGCAACGGGAGCATCGGAGCAAGTATATGTGCGGGTGCTCCACTCCTATATGGTAAAGGAGGAgcttcacaacccctttaaaattttaCCAAGAATGATGATTTCAAGACTGATGACAGACCACTATCATCTGAAAAGAAGTCATacgtgtttaaagaggacctttcactagaataaaacatctaaactaactatacagacatgtagagcggcgcccagggatccccctgcacttactgttatacctgggcgccgctccgttctcccggtatagcctccggtatcttcatagttaggctccacccaggggaacctgccggcgtctcattctcccatgctgtagcgctggccaatcgcagcgctcagctcatagcctgagaggcttttttttctctcaggctatgagctgagcgctgcgattggctagcgctacagcataggagaaagagaccccggcaggttcccctgggtggagcctaactatgaagataccggaggctataaccggagaacggagcggcgcccggggataacagtaagtgcagggggatccctgggcgccgctctacatgtctgtatagttagtttagatgttttattctggtggaaggtcctctttaatatgttAGTCTTATAGCAggacaaaagatctttctttgaaagaagaTTCCCATGTTCATTGAACGTATATGTCCCGTCTGACCAACTGTAACGGCTAATGTatactaaaatgtgtatggcccTGTCTGTGACACAGTTGTTTACTAACTAGATGATCatttgttcaactgctgttcaactATCAACCAACTTCTTTCTAATGTGAACAGCCACCTTAATGGAGACAGGGCAAGACTGGAGATTAAAGCTggccatatacattatactttTGTTGGCCGAACCCACTGAGAACCGGGGGTTTGGCTGAcacacactaatgtgtatgggtatccttttcttctccagggaGATAAGCTACTGCCAGAACTGTCTGGCCGCGGCATTCTCTGCTCTCCCCATAGCATACAAAGACATGTTCAGCCAATCTGAAAGCGTATGTCTATAGAAAAGCCAGGAGAGATAGTCGTTGGCTGAACGATCATTCAGCTGCCAGCTATTAAAAGTGTATGGGCAGCTTAAGCTTGAATCAAGTGCCACCAGCATAAACCCTTTGCATCTGTCAGTGATACAGGGTTGTAGATTTGTGCACATTTTTTTGGTATGGAAAACCACAGTGTTCACCCTTATGACTGGTAAAACTGTAGTACTTTGTTGGTTCAAAATTAAAATCGTATTCCCAATTTGCTCGATTATGCTATCACTTCATGACTGGTGCGGACCCCTACTAATCCCGAGAATGACTGTCACTGTTCTTCCCTGCCACCAGGCTGTGCAGGAATCTGCAGCCTcccttattcacttgaatggacctGTTCTTCAGTTGCCCCTAAATATCTGCTGTCCAGGGATAGACAGAAGGGGCTTCAGCTCTGAAGCTGTGTAGCAGACCCTCCATTCtcaggatcggtgggggtcccagcggtcagaTCCCTACCAATCGCACACATTCAAGCAATGATTAtatgggaatgcccctttaacaggaATTCATATGGGAATGCTACAGTACAAGAGTCTAATGAAggtcagagaaaaaataaataaaaatacattagatgaatgtgtatttttgttttttttataaaatgtggtcTTTTGATATAGAAAATATCTCACATCCACAGTCATATTACACAATTTCTGAGAGTAAAACATTTCTTGCACAGGTTTGAGAGAGAACACTGCATATCTGACCTAGCTCTACCACTAAAATACC
Encoded proteins:
- the FKBP11 gene encoding peptidyl-prolyl cis-trans isomerase FKBP11 isoform X2, giving the protein MCVGEKRKVVIPPHMAYGKRGFPPSIPGDAVLQFETEVISLSKPTQWQTLVNDVLPMLCIALVPTLLGLIGYHLYSKSKSPTVSKKKLKEEKKNKAKKK